CACCCCCAGCACGTCCTGGCCAGTTTGAAGAGGCGGTTTGGCCGGAGGACGTGGGCACTGGGACAGATGGAGAAGCAGGGATGAGTTTGGCCTCTAGAGGTGGTGTATGGGGAGGATTTGAGGAAGTCACTCTGCCTGATCTTGAGGAAGATGAAGAGTCTCACAAGATTCGGCAGATCAGcagcaggagcaggaggaggaaaGAAATGCGCACACATGGCAACTACAAGGTGTCTTCATTTTGTTCATCCCAGTGAATTTGTTTCCCCCGTTCTTGTTTAGTTGTTAATCTCATGCTTTTTTTCAGGACTGTGATTGGCCTGAAAAAGATTGCTCATGTCCCTGTCATGACTCCAGCCATGATGCCAAACATCGCAGGCATAAGAGGAAGGGATGCTTGCGTTGTAATAGCAACAAGGTGCTCGCTGTGCTTGTTTTGTGGTTTGACACAACAAAGCCTTGAAATATATGGAATTGCCCCAATTATAATTAGATGTTTTGATAGAGACCATGTTTCCTCATAATGTGGTTTTCACATTGAGGAGGACtcctgaatttttgtttttttgttttttgtgatcaGGCCACTAATGGCTCCAAGGTACTGAAGAGTCGTGATTCTGCATTTCCGTCTGCTGATGCACAATCTGAAAGAGGAGGGGAAGAAAAGGAAGAGGAAAGAATACAAGGGGAGGATGGAGAGGCAGAGAAAGAGGTTAAAGATGAGACTGGCAGTGGAGCAAACAGTCCACATGATGGTATAGcctaaattatttttgatttacttttagttaggtttttaataattgaaatcaGCATCTACAGGCATTTTTACAGAGACCTATTTGAATAGTAAATTGtccttaaaaattatatatatatatacacctccGTGAATTTGGCACCCCATTAAAAGAAATTATCACCAAATAATCACCAAAtctatgccattcgtttgtgctgatttgtgccacAAAAATGGaacatttgtgctggtttggtgtttgagatattaaacaatattttttctcGACCATGTGACATCACTCAACCCATGTTGCCCAAATCACTCCACATCGGCGCAGTTCATTTGTGCtgttaaaacaaacactgtatctattttccttcGTTAGATATAACCAAAATAGTTTCGGGAGCTGTGGCGTCACTTTCCACCCCAGTTTATCTAAATCGCAAAAActggtgtcattcgtttgtgcttgatttgtgctggtttgtgctatTAAAATGAACATTGTATATATTTCAAACCCAATTCGGGGCAGTGatgtcactctccaccccatgccATCCAAATTTCTCTAAACCGGTGCCGTTTGTTTGTGCTTGATTTGTGCCACTAAAAGAAAACCATGTAACTATGACCACTTCTTAAATATAAcgaaaactaatatatatattattattattattatatttatttattttttcaaagaaattaatgtttttattcagcaaagatgttaAATTGCTCAAAACTGACAGGAAAGAgttttataatcttacaaaacattactatttcaaataaatgctgttttttttgtatcAAGGCTTTCGCAAACATAAGCAGgccaactattttcaacattgataataataagaattgttcttgagcactaaatttgaatagtagtgtacacAAATACTTTGTTTGCcaatatttgttcatatatagtatttatgtatatatatatatatatatatatatatatatatatatatatatatatatatatatatatatatatatatatatatatatatatatatatatatatataagtttactGGAAACTAAAAATGTAGGAGTGTTCATTGTCATATCTACAGTGTACTGAGAGTTTACTGGAAACtctaaacgtttaaaaaaaaaactctttaccTGATCTGCAGAAGGTGATGTTCCTGTTTGGGAGGGAGAAGAGAGACCCTCTTCCCCCGTCCTAGAGGAGCAGAAAATACATAACAAAGAAGATGACAAGAAAAACGAAGAGGAGATGCATCATACACCTGCACAAAAGCACAGTAGGGATGAAGACGATTCAGCTGAATCAGGAGAGAGAGATGCCACTCAGCAGAGCACACTGAGCCCAGTCTTAGACACCCCTGTTTGTGCCAAAAACATCTCCCTCACTCCCAGTGGAGAGAGGGTCATTCTCTGGACTAGGTGAGCACAGCCACAGATCATGATGCGTTTTAAGCATCGTCTGATGGTGCTTGTGTTTTACTTGGCCCTCTCTTATCTGGTTCACAGGGAGGCAGATCGTGTGATTCTTACTGCCTGTCAGCAGCAAGGAGCCAATCAGAGCACCTTTCAGGCTGTGTCAGAGCAGCTCGGCAACAAAACAGCCAGTGAGGTACCAGAATTATAacgttacagattttttttgctttatagcATTCTTTTCTTTGCCTTTTTTAACATCAGTGTCTCTGCAGGTTTCAAGGAGATTTCGGGACCTGATGCGTCTGTTCCATACGTCAGCATGTCAGGCCAGCTCGGAGGACGAGGCTGCCGAGCAGCAGTCTGCCACTGATGAGGAACAGGACTGAGCCCTGCAGTCATAAAAGGATCAGACTTTTCTCCATCCATATGAATTGTTGACTTGGTGCATTAAAACACGGATTCAGTTCTTCTAGTTGGAGACTAGTCATGCACATAAACCCCATGACTTGCACTAACACCTGCCAAAGACGTATTTTAAGTATGGTGACAATGGGTCAGAAGGTCTCGCAGTAACATATGAAGTATACATCCACTAAATATGAAGGTGTTATCAAACACATGCTAAACACAGAAATCCAACTTACACAAATTTATTACTAAGAAGTGTAGCACAAAAATGGCTCAGGTACTGACAGGGCCTGATTATTATATTACTGTTGGTGGGCAAATTTTAAAGCCTTttgaggacaaaataaaatatttgatttgtgaaaagatgcagaaaaaatattttcaatgtaaAGCACTAACCAGCAGATTCACACCAACATCGTTTCTAACAGACTGATTGTATATTCTGTGAAAATATGAACATATGGGGGTGTGGGGGAGGGGATATGggtttatgtacagtatttttatatcggtgattttgtttttattttgcttcagaTGTTTTGTGAATGATGCACAAATTGTTGGAAATCTGGAGAGACAgttagtaaaattattatttatactgaGTTTCGTGTAagactgaataataaaaaaatgttgctgtgtgtgagtgtgtatatttcaCGTTATTTGTtcactgatttttattattattattaaaaaactgaaatctaTTATGGGTCTGTGTTTCAATCTACTGCATCTGATTATCTGTTTGtataattatttactatttacgTGATTgggtaatattattttttaaatttgtaagatgaagcaaaaaaaaaaaaaagccttaagcgCGTTTCGTTAATCAAGAGCGCTGAACCTTTTCGTATTCCGTAGTTTCGTAACCTTCCGGTGTCATGTCTACTCCCTTGCTGAACGCGTGGTAGCGGTTATTGCCAATTTTCCTCTTTTATACGGTACGATcctaaatgtgtttataatgtgttATCCTATTTTTGTTCTTTGAcagattaaaaatttatttagtatcaacagatatttaaaacagctatatGTGCAGTTGCTTGATCCGTGTTTCAGTGACCGTGCTTCCATGTGCAGATTCTGAGAAGTTACTGTGGAAATGGCAGAAATGGTCCAAGAAAAGAGTACAGGACTAAAATTCGCAGAGGAGCAGCTTCTGCGACACGGATGGGAAAAAGGTAAATCAGAACATATAATAGGAACCGTGCAGACTGTTTTATACATCGGAAACCCTGTGtatgttactatatttattaagtttcatATAGctataaatcatttttttgcatAATCGTTGGCATATTCATGTAAACAATCGACTGACACATGCCAAGTCTGTTTGATGATGACTAATATTTAGACTTGTATTGTAGGTAAAGGTCTGGGCAGATCAGAGAATGGCATCTCAGAAGCtattaaagtcaaaattaaatGTGACAAAAGAGGGGTGAGTGAGAGAACATCTTTTTATCTTTTGATAATTGCTCTGAATACAGCATGTGGGTAGTTGACAACATGGACATGATGGTTGTTTACAAGCATTTATTGTTATGCATAATGCACAGTTATGGTGCTCTAACTGGTTCACCCTGTAGCTTTTGCATTTTACGGTCTCTTATTATCAGGTCATTAAAACCAGTGTGTATAATAATTACACATGAGTTTGAAATGTTGgcaaaaaggaaaatatatataggcATATCTCTGTGCAGGtcaattattttttcatatctagcctttgagattttaagttaccAGCTGTTATAGCCCTTATATGCacattatgtttgtgtttattatgtACTGTTTGTATTCAGATGGGCCATAAGGAAGGTGAGCAGTTCACTTTCCACTGGTGGGACCATGTTTTTAATAAAGCCTCATCCAATCTGGTTGTGGAGACAGGTCAGGTAAGTAATATGAAGAGGATTTAgggacatttttacaattacttaGAAATCATCTTTttacagtaggtttttttttttttttttgtaaacattatcTATCACATTTTGTGACTATATTTATTACAGTTCAGTTTTATTCATagtcttttatccaaagccacttacaaacaAAGAACATAACTAGCAAtttgtcacagagccaacaatatttacaAGGTTATCAGACATCTAGATTATGATATGCAggggtgaaatgcagaaaagaagatttttttttcttagtttgtcTGTGATTTGATGAAAATCtggcaagtaaatacaaaaaattctaagttgtcaaaaaaaaaaaaaaaacatttattgcaaaCTGAGTTTTGTGTGAATGAGGGCATATTTGTTTTGTCGGCTCATCTGATGTTGTCATTGTGGTTTAGAGTGGTGTGATGGTGAAGAAGTCGGATGACGGCAATGATGGATTGATCTCCAACAAGAAGCCACGCAAGGCTCAGCAAGCCAAGTCCATGCTCTATGGATGTTTTGTCAAGGTACAaataatcaatgaaaaaaaaaaaaaagtcagtagtGATTTAGTATTTggattttgctgtttttgtaatgTCGTGTTTCTCCATTCTTAGTCAGCTACACTGCTGTCAGGTGAGGAGCAGCCAGAAAAGATCTCTGATTCAgatgacagcagcagcagcagttctGAAGATGAGGACCAGAAACTGGACCTTTCCAGCACTACCAAGTATGCCAATATTACAAAATCCTAACATATTCCTTTAAAAACCTTATAGTTTGTATCAAATATGATTATACTATCATTGTTTGATTTCAGCCAGCTCagctgtctgtgtttctgtctgtctcttttagGCTATCAGATACAGATCTGCTGAAAGCTTGTGGAGGACGAACAGCACACAAGTAAGCTCTGATCTCTTCAGGTTTGCACTATGATGCATCCCAATCTGCAGTATCCTTACATTCATTTGTTTTAGTCAAACTggtttaaattataatactagAACTTCCTGCATTTAACCATTTCTATCTATCACAGTTGAGCAGGACTTGAATCATAGATAAAGTAATATTatcaaatcagtgttatttttctaaaaacttgaattagcattttatatttttagttttcattttaagtttgtcattttgtttatattagattttttacatgaaagatgtttacatttagtccacaagacaaaaaaattgctgaaattattaaaataaccccattcaaaagtttgggaacccttgattcttaatactgtgtgttgtatgtatgtgtgtgtctgttttatgcttgattttcatcaaatatttatatttctgctATATTTTAATTGACAAAAATTTGTTTGGTTATCAGTAACAACACTGTGTCAGATATGCTGGTTACTTAAacacgtttgtttgtttgttgtgaatAGAGGAGCCAGACATGGACTCACTATGAGCGCCAAACTGGCCCGACTTGAGCAGCAGGAGCAGGAGTTCATGAACAAGTATGGTAAGAAGAACCACACTGCTGAACCATCCACAAGCAACACAGATTGTCTAAATCCTGAGGGACGTCCAGAtattaaagagaaaacaaaacgcAAGAAATCAAAAAGGCAGGAGGAACCATCAGAGAATAACATCCATGAAGATAAGATGACAGCACAGGTCCTTTCAAGTAATGATACTGAGGACCGCAAACCCAAAAAGAGGAAAGAGTCTAATGATGCTTCTGTGAATGACAAAACGATCGCAGATACAGagccaaagaagaagaaaaagagaaatcgcAAAGAAAAAGAAGCACGTGAGGATCGTGTTCATGGAGACTGCAGCATAGATGTGAATGAGGCATTCACACACAAATCAGAGGAGCAAGACACACACCTGCCGACAGATGACAGCAtgcacaagaagaaaaagaaaaagaaacaacggTCCAAGGTGGCTGCTGAGACGGCTGACGCAGAGGAGATCAATGAGGaatccacagacacacacagcaaacaACCACAGGAGGGCAGTACTGAGTATCAACAAACATCTGATAATgccttcaaaaagaaaaagaaaaagcgcTCTTCCATGGAGCACTACGAAGATGTGGATAACTCAGCTACTGCAATGATAGTAACGGAAGATGCTAGCAATGTAGCACAGATAATGGACACACAAACAGAAGGACAGAAGAACgaaaggaagaaaaacaaaaaaatgaaacgaAGCAAAAAGGAATAGCACGAGGTGGCCAAAAATTTGCAGTCTGAGGAGTCcgtgccaaaaaaacaaaaaaaaaaagcaaagagtgACCTTGCATTCTACCAAACTCACTACAAACACAAGAAGTAGATCAGAATCTGGGCTGCTGTTGAAATGTTAGCATCGATTCTCCAGCTGAGAAACTTGACTTGACAAAATGCAGGCGTGTTCAGATCATGTTTGTTATGGAGCACTCATATTTATTCTTACAAATCATGGTCAATTTTTAAAGCTTGAGACCCACAGGTGAcattaaatggtgttttttttttacatttgtgtaatgcatatttaatagCATATTGACAAGTACAAAAATGTGATGAACTGTGAACAGCTTGCAGTGATTTATGTGGCTGAAGTATTTATTCAGTCACAGTAAAGTTGGATGTTGTTTGACAGACAGGAAGAATGGTGCACTAAGTTAAGTCATTTTCCTACAGTATGTGTCTCTCTTGGAGCTGTAACTTGAAACATTGCTAACAAATCAAACTtcaaatgaatttgaaaataaaattattcttgAGATGGTTGTCTTTTGTTCGGTCTTCTGTTCATGTTGAGGGGCCACTTTGGTTTTGTTGGGCTTGAAGGAAGGTTGGCCATGTTAAAACGTCCACTTCGCAGATCCATCTATTCCTCATGTTACAGCTTGTTGATATCCAGCTTTGCAGTGGGTTTTTGCTGGGCATTGACAGAACGCATTCCATGTATCCTTTCAAGGGGGCATAGACCCAGAAACTGTAAGGAAAATATGGAAAGCATCAGATAGTTGCTTTTTAACTGTAAcggattcattttattttaatttttttttaattgattagattttttttttcatggtttataaaaaggaaatttattttcagttaaaaaaataaatattttaacttttttttttttttttaaatactgcctgttactatagtaaaaaatataattataaaaattaaatattgatttttttaaaaaattgaaagcaaaattgatttataaatcaaattactCTTCTGTTGCCATTTTTAAGACTTACCCTCCCTCAAGTTCAGCACCAGTGGTCCAGACCCaagtttcttctttcttttcagagagTCCGATCCAGTACCCATGATATTTGTCATAATATGATTCGGTGTGCTGATTGATGAATTCCTGAATTTGCATAAGATGATGAAAACCGCATTATAATCATGTGGAAATCATACAGTAAATTTACTGTTGGCAATCATTTCTATTGTGTACAGTGTAAACCAGATGCTTGCCATCTTTTGATCACAATGTGATGTTAAAGCAAGATCAGTTAAGTCACTTTGAACTCATGAGAAAAGACATTATTTGAAGTTCTTTGAGGCTAGTGGAAAGACTGTAAAAACACTGACCAACTATTTTTAAGTTCATAGATTAAGTCTTTGAGTAAGAAAGAAAATTTAGAACGttcttgtatatttttatacttcaTTTAATATACCTGTTCCTCCACACTGTCTATTATGGCCAGCTGAGCTCCATATCCCTTGCAGTATTCCTGACTCTCTGTCCACGTTTTCCAGGGCCAGTCTTTATTGAAATAATAACAGCTGGAACCATTCTGAATCCAATTTTGAAGACAAGGTGTACACTGGACCCCTGTGATGGAGAGAAGCTCAGGTTAACTGGAGGAAAAACAGACTTCACTCCAGATTCAGTGAAACAGCTTACCATTTCCAGTGGACTGACAGTACTTATCCACTAAAAAGCTGCTTTTTTTCAGTATGAAGTTAAGTGTGCCATTCATCTGTTCACCCTGTGTCTTCAGCCTGGCTCTCTCTCGCTCCAGCACTTCCATGTCTGCCAGTAGTTGCAGATTGGTGGCTTTCTCTTGAGTGTGCCGGGCCTATATAAAGGGATTTCATGTGGTTAGTCTTTTTTGTTTAGCAGAGAGGAAATTTCtaactattaaagggatagttcacccaaaaatgaaaactctgtcatcgtttactcacccttgagTTGTTCTTAACCTGTACGGATTTCTATATGGACACAAAAGATATTTGAacaatgtgggtaaccaaacagtttctggttcCTATTGAATCCAGTGAACCCAGTATTGAAGccagtgatgacagaattttcatatttgggtgaactatcccttgaggTGCTGTATGTCTGTCAGGCTTTAATCTTACCAGAATATTGTTGTATTTTGACTTATGAATGTAGTCTGCAaggcagagaaacaaacaaaaaaaggcaaattgTTAGTTAAATATAAAGTACTTGTAGACTAATGCAATGCAGTGGTTctgtgatattttagtatttatgagTTTAGTAGGCATAGTCGTTAATTACTACATTGGCTTATATTGCACCTATAAGATTGTAAGAAATTGTGAAAGTTGAAAGttgtgaaagaaaacagaacacaTGAGAAAGTTTCCAGTGTTGTCACCCAGCAACATTTCCCTTTTCTTGACACATTTGTAAACTTCTATGTTGGGAATATTTGAGGTTACATCAGGAGTACTCAATCActtctcttttcattttatttgtttattcatttactttagTTCTAGCTCTGATTGAATATACTTAAACCAGTTAATCATGGTCTTTGAGCTTCCTTGTACAGGGCTAGAATGCAACCAAATGTGAACATCCAAATGTAGGACTGAATGATATTTTGGTATTGTGTATATACATGAGTGCTTATCCTTACTGAAAACgctgacagctgttaatgcagcAAGCAGGAAGAAGCAGAGCAGCCCCAGAATAACTGTAGCTGGTCTGTACGCTGAAAAGATTGGGGTGGTGGCATCTTTTGCTGAATAAGAATAACACTAGTTTGAGTCCAAGATAGTGCATGGTAATATTTGACAAATTAAGACTTAGAAGATGTTCTGTTTTGTTAGGATTAAATTATAGGTATTCAATTTTTTGTACCTTCAGACAGAGAATCATGTGCTGGCAAAACAGATTTGTTTAATGAACACTCAGCAGCTGCACAGGAAAGAGCGGAAAATGAAAAAATAGCATGTAACtcttaacttatttaaaaattttaaagaagTGAAATAATCTGTATGTCAGtcagatttgttaaaaaaatcccccaattaaaaaaaaaaaatgtgtgcttgtgtatatatatatatatatatatatatatatatatatatatagatatatatatatatatatatatatatatatatatatatatatatatatatatatatatatacagtacaggtcaaaagtttgtaaacattactattaaaaaatgtttttgaaagaagtctcttctgctcatcaagcctgcatttatttgatcaaaaatacagaaaaaaacagtaatattgtgaaatattattacaacttaaaataaagtttctatttgaatatacttaaaaaaaaaaaattatttctgtgatgcaaagctgaattttcagcatcattactccagccttcagtgtcacatgtaacatccagtctatcacatgaatcatttagaaatcattctaatattctgatttattatggagtgttggaaacagttctgct
The Cyprinus carpio isolate SPL01 chromosome A16, ASM1834038v1, whole genome shotgun sequence genome window above contains:
- the gpatch4 gene encoding G patch domain-containing protein 4, encoding MAEMVQEKSTGLKFAEEQLLRHGWEKGKGLGRSENGISEAIKVKIKCDKRGMGHKEGEQFTFHWWDHVFNKASSNLVVETGQSGVMVKKSDDGNDGLISNKKPRKAQQAKSMLYGCFVKSATLLSGEEQPEKISDSDDSSSSSSEDEDQKLDLSSTTKLSDTDLLKACGGRTAHKGARHGLTMSAKLARLEQQEQEFMNKYGKKNHTAEPSTSNTDCLNPEGRPDIKEKTKRKKSKRQEEPSENNIHEDKMTAQVLSSNDTEDRKPKKRKESNDASVNDKTIADTEPKKKKKRNRKEKEAREDRVHGDCSIDVNEAFTHKSEEQDTHLPTDDSMHKKKKKKKQRSKVAAETADAEEINEESTDTHSKQPQEGSTEYQQTSDNAFKKKKKKRSSMEHYEDVDNSATAMIVTEDASNVAQIMDTQTEGQKNERKKNKKMKRSKKE
- the LOC109059571 gene encoding asialoglycoprotein receptor 2 translates to MEEELCYSTVCFKPFDNQKSTVPQLEESVIYAEVKIKQSTTQTPPETSAAECSLNKSVLPAHDSLSEAKDATTPIFSAYRPATVILGLLCFFLLAALTAVSVFNYIHKSKYNNILARHTQEKATNLQLLADMEVLERERARLKTQGEQMNGTLNFILKKSSFLVDKYCQSTGNGVQCTPCLQNWIQNGSSCYYFNKDWPWKTWTESQEYCKGYGAQLAIIDSVEEQEFINQHTESYYDKYHGYWIGLSEKKEETWVWTTGAELEGGFWVYAPLKGYMECVLSMPSKNPLQSWISTSCNMRNRWICEVDVLTWPTFLQAQQNQSGPST